The genomic region GTTCACACTTGCTGCAGCTTCCCCAGCAGAGGTGGTGGGGCGAGGGCTGTGGTGCCTGGCTGCTCACCTGGGGTGGGCAACGGGTGTACACAGAAAATGTGGGAGTTGGGCTCATGTCCTGGCTGGATGAGCAGCCAGATGGGCCCCCACTGGTCTGGGATGGGTCAGCTCAGCTATGACTCTAGCCACGGCCTTCCAGCGCACATCGAGGTCAGGCAGAAAACCCAAGACCCAGCTGCCACTGGGGGAAGACATGCCAAGTGCCAAGCCCTGTCCCCAGTGGGACTTGTGCATGGACATGGTGTGGCCACCAAGCAACACATGCCACTAaccatcttgtttttttcctggcCCATAGACCATCTGTGGTTGGTGGGACCCCAGCATCCCAAGCATGGCTAACGACTGGGTCCTCTCTCTGTAGGCCTCTGTGACAGGGCCCCTGACTTCCTCTCCCCCACTGGAAACCAGGCCCTGGGGCCCACCGTGGGCAGTGTAGTGGCTCTGAACTGCACAGCCTGGGTGGTCTCTGGGCCCCACTGTCCCCTACCCTCAGTCCAGTGGCTGAAAGACAGGCTGCCGCTGGGCGATGGGAGCCACTATGACCTCCATGAAGACTCCTGGTAAGAGATGGAAGTGTCCAGGGTCAGGTGACTACCCTGGTTATACCCATGGACACCTATACCCTGGTCTATAACCACCTGGACGGACATGGGCAGAGCGCCACTCTTGACACAGACTAAGGGTTTAGTGACTGCAGGGACAGGTGGCCCCTGTGGACAGGCGCCTTGTAGACAGCCCAGGGCCATGGGTGCCAGCACAATCCTATGGCCTGAATTAGGCATTGCCCCCCAAAACCCAGACCCAGGATCAGGGTGACTATCCCCAAACAGATCCACACCCCCACCAGGTTCTGGCCACTTCTCTTAGCTAGTGGGGCAAGGACCACTCAGGAAGCCCACATCTGCGGCCTCTGTGGTTCAGTCTGACAGGTGGGGCCTAGGGGCATCCACTAATGCTCTCAGGCCCCAGATGAGAGAGTTGGGCCTGATCTCCCCAGGGTCAAGGACAACTTATCAGAGGTGCTTGTGTCCAGTGTTCTGGGGGTCAACCTGACCCGTGCTGAGGACTATGGGGCCTTTACCTGCTCCATCCGGAATGTCAGCTCCTCTTCCTTCACTCTTTGGAGAGCTGGTGAGTGGGGTACACTGGGTGGAAGGTAGAAGGGAAGCCTGGGGAGCCTTGAGGCTCAGAGAACgctgggtgggggtggcagtCGTTCAGGCTGTAGCTCTGTCCCCAGGCCCAGCGGGCCACGTGGCCGCGGTGCTGGCCTCTCTGCTGGTGCTGCTGGCTCTGCTCCTGGCGGCCCTGCTCTACGTGAAGTGTCGCCTCAGTGTCCTGCGCTGGTACCAAGACGCCTGCGGGGAGGTGGAGATGAACGGTGCGTGGGGCCGGGGTGGCCGAGGGGGATGAATCAGCTATGGGGCCTCCCCAAGCTCAGCTCTGGGTGGGCGGGTTGCCTGGGCAAGTGGGGTGGCGGTGGAGGTCTGCAGTGGGGAGGCGGCCTCCCTCGGAAGGCTCTGGTGAGCACACAGTCCAGGAAAGAGCCAGCGCTGGAGAGGGTCTAGGCGCGGCCTGGGGGCGGGGTTGCGAGTGTGTGTGCGGGATCTGCAGGGTCGAAATGTGGCGGGCGGGCCTGGTCCCCGCATGCGCGTGGGGAGAGGTTAGAGGGCCCGGTTGGGGCGGGTAGTGAGCCGCGGGCCCGGGCCTAGAAAGCGGAGCGCTGACCCGCCGCCATCCGCAGACGGGAAGCTCTACGACGCCTACGTCTCCTACAGCGACAGCCCCGAGGACCGGAAGTTCGTGAACTTCATCCTGAAGCCGCACCTAGAGCGGCGTCGGGGCTACAAGCTCTTCCTGGATGACCGCGACCTCCTGCCGCGCGCGGGTACCGCGGGCTCCGCCCAGGGCCCCGCCCCCGTCCCGAGACCGGGCCCCGCCCTCCCATGACCCCCGCCCCATCTCGCTCCGGGTCCCGCCCTGTTCTGGGCCCGAGCCCCGCCCTCCCCTGGCCTcgtccaggccccgcccccgtcCCCTCCCCGAGACCgggcccctccctcccacggCCCCGCCCCGTTCTGGGCCCGTCCCCGCCCCatccaggccccgcccctcctcgGCCCCGCCCCACCTCGGCCCCGCCGACGCCCGGTTCCCGCAGAGCCCTCCGCGGACCTGCTGGTGAACCTGAGCCGCTGCCGGCGCCTCATCGTGGTGCTGTCGGACGCCTTCCTGGGCCGGGCCTGGTGCAGCCACAGCTTCCGGTGGGTCCGGCGCCGGGTTGGGTGGGCCCCCAGCCGCGTCCCCCCTGACGGTCCCGCCCCCGCAGGGAGGGCCTGTGCCGGCTGCTGGAGCTCACGCGCAGACCCATCTTCATCACCTTCGAGGGTCAAAGGCGCGACCCGGTGCACCCCGCGCTCCACCTGCTGCGCCAGCACCGCCACCTGGTGACCCTGCTGCTCTGGAGGCCCGGCTCCGTGGTGCgcagaggggtgtggggaggggccctGAAATAGGGCTGGGCGGCACCGGGCTCCAGAGAGGGGTTCTTCCACGGGCGTCTGTATGGGATGGGGGTTTGTGAATGGGCCCGTGGGTGAGGGCTGTGTGGCCTGCTGCCCAGAAGAGGGGCTTCCTTTGAGATCCCGGGAGCCAGGTGAACACACCCTTCCAGCTGTGCTCTTTTGCGGCCAAGGGGACTAGGCTAACGGCCCCATCCTGGCCCCCAGGCGCCTTCTTCAGATTTTTGGAAAGAGCTGCAGCTGGCGCTGCCACGGAAGGTGCGGTACAGAGCAATGGAGGGAGACCCCCAGACCAGGTTGCAGGATGACAAAGACCCCATGCTTATTGTACAAGGCCACGTCTCAGAGGATCGGACCCTGAACCTGCAGCTGGACCCCGACCCCGAGGGGGACCTGGGTATGCTCAGCTGGCCCCACCCCTGACCCTGAGAGGCTTGGcctgggctggaggtggggtTCCACAGGGCCAAGGTGCCCAGAAAGGGGTCCAGGTGGAGGGGACTCCTCCCTGCAGGCCATAGGTGGGCTTGACCCCCCAGCACACCCTCACTGCCTCTTTCCTGGGGGCACTTGGGCCCAAGGCCTGCCTGGGAACCTCCAGGACCTCAAATGCCACCATGCAGGAGGGTGAGCAAGGAGTGAGCCCCATGCATGGGTCCCGGCAGAAGTCAGGCCGTGGGCAGCCCAGCCTTAGACCTGGTGGAACACTCTTCCCAGGTGTCCGAGGGCCAGTCTTTGGGGAGCCATTAGCGCCACCGCATGCAAGTGGGGTCTCGCTTGGAGAGGGCCGGGGCAGCGAGGTAGATGTCTCCGACCTCGGCTCCCGCAACTACAGCGCCCGCACGGACTTCTACTGCCTGGTGTCCGAGGATGATGTGTAGCCCCCACCTGCCAGAACAGCAAGATCTCCAAGGACAGCTgggtgcagggtggggtggggcctcTCTCCTCTTAGCAGGACTACCAGCCCTGAGACCCTGAGGGAAGGGGAGTTGCTCCAGTGTACCTCCTACTGCCAGGAAATAAAGTCCTCTTAGATCctgcctgggcctcagcctctcctctcctctcctggggcaggaagggggtaTGCAGCCCCTGGGTGGGGCACCCCTCAGTTCTGTCTCAGGCTTGTCCGTgaccctcagcccctcccctttctcatcCCCACATTCGCTCGGTCACAAATCTGGCTGCTCCTGCCGTCCTGACCACCCTCCATCCTGAGCCAGCTCAGAAACATCTCTGGTAGTAGCCTCTTAGGGTCTGTCTGCTTGGGGTCGTGACTGTCCCCAGCCCTGTCCTGATCCAGCcaggtcctgggggagggggcaggcctcTTACACTTCAGGTTCTGAGCTTTAAGGAAGAagtcttttgcttctttgttttgtaaaCATATGAATGGGCCTGGTTGGGTGACATGGGATCCCAGGACTCAGTCGGACAGTGTGAGTCCCTGGTCAGGACACCCCAGGCCCAGcgaggcagggcagagagaggtgTTGGGTGTGTTTGCCACATGAGGACAGTCCAGCAGGGCAGCACCGAAGCCAGGAGAGCTCATGGCTCTCCCAGGAGTGGTCACTCTGTGCACAAGGCCCCCAGCTCTACTGTGTCTGGACCTCAGCCGGTAGCAAGGTTGACTCTGCTGtctgccctgctccctccacTCTCACCAGCTCTCCCTGAGGGATACTCTCTTCCTCGTCCTGGGCTCCTGACCTGGAGAAGCCTCTGGGTGTGCTCAGGGTGTGAGTATCCTCAGGGGCAGGCATGGTTGTGCTCAGGGACACTGCTGAGTCCCTGCATTGGACCCCGGGTTGGGCCAGCCGAAGAAAGTTGCAGGGCTGTGTTCACGGCCACCTTTATTCCCAGCACTGGGAATATTCCCAGACCTGGTCACCACCCCACACACCAGAGCAGCCTCAAGCCCTGCCCTACCCCCTGCCCTATAGAAGCCATGTCCctgcaaccagcccccatcccctccctggtGCCCTAGGCCCTTCAGAGTTGCACATGGGGCTCCAGCGAGAGGCCCCAGGCCATCAGCCTCCGCTGGGCTGGCCAGTGAGCAGCGCAGAGCTGAGCCTGTCCCTTGGAGGCTGGGCCACGCTgcatcctcctcctccaggaagtcctcacCTATGGGCCCAGGAAGTCCTCCTTTCGATAGCCCTTCTGCAGTGGAGAGGGGGCCCAGAGTTAGGGTGCCTGCCTTCTGGGCCCTGctctccccaggccccacccttCCTGGTCTGGGCCTGGACCCCTTTCTCTGGGTCTCTGGTCTCCTCTCCCATGTTTCCCACTCCCTGAGCCTCCTGCTCACAGGAGTTCCTCGgtccaccccctccccgccccccccacccccgcccccctgaCGTCCTGCACCCCGGCCTGCCCCAGAACATACCGCCCGGAAGTCTCGGTGAAGCTTGCTGTACTGCCACAGGTTGGCCAAGAGGCTGGAGGCTGCTCGGGAGGACTTCTCACTGTCGGGACTGGCGGGGAGCTGGGGTCAGCAGACACACAGGCTGGGCGGTGGGCAGGGGTGCGTGGGGGAGGGGCTCACCTGTCCCGCTTCTTCTTGATGAAGACCAGCTTTCGGAGCCCGTCAAAGTAGAGCAGGTCCCGGGCGGCAATGGGACTGGCCACCACCAGATTGTTGAGCACTGCGATGATGTTGACCAGCACATCGGCTGGGGGGGACTTCTCACCCACGCTGCCGGGAAGCTTCTCAATCAGGTGACTCACCACCTTGGTGGCTGCCGGGAGGCCAGGAGGTCAGGGGGGCGGGAAGCCAGCCTCCACCTCCACTCCCAGCCACCTTAGCACTTCCggtcccccccccacctcctgtctGTTCACCCAGGGCGAGCTTGCCATGGGCCCCCCCAAATGGACAACAGAAAAGAAGATCCAGGTGTGAACCCAGGTAGGCAGGGTGAGGGCAGAACCCAGGCTTCAGGACGGCCTGACTCACACATCTCATCCTTGTTCCTGGCATTCCGAGACAGGTTTCGGATGAGGCCAGTCAGTGAGCGCAGCTGGTGGTGGTCAGCGGTCCGAACCCGGTCCAGCAGCGGGTTCAGGATACGCTCCTGCCCCAGAGCCAGGCGGCTCAGCACGCCCGCCCACTGCAGGGGGGAGAGGAGCTGGTGACAGCGGGCGAAACCCCGGCCCCCAGGGCCTGTACTCTAGGTTGgttcttctctctgtccctctctccccctctctctgtctgcccaGCCAATCTGGGGGATTCTGAGGCAGGAATGGCCCCTCACTGTCTCTCACCCGCTCAGTGCACCATTCCCTAAGAGGTCTCCCTGCTTTCGTCTTCACACCCCGGCTGGGAGCCTCACCAAGTGTGACTCGGGTTGGCCCCGCTTCAGCTCAAACCTCTCCTTAAAGCCAGCATAGGACCTAAACATCGGGGGCCTCCGGGGCCTGTCTGGTTTGGGATGCTGGCCTCATGCTCCCTGCTGTGCCCTTCAGGTGTGCCTCCGGCTGCACGTCCCGTCCCCCTCTCTGATGTTTTGGCTCATCCACATATTTGCACTCATCCTGCCATCCCGCCCCAACAGAATAAACTGCTAGAGCCCTCCTGTGCCCTCTCTGTTCACCCGCGTGTCCCCTCTGCGAGGCCAGGCATGGGCCCTCACCCTGCGGTCGCCCGCGGTGATGTTCTGCAGCGCCCCAGCGGCCGCCTCAGTCGTGTGTGGGTTGAGCTCACAGCGCTGCAGCAACCGATTGTACAGTCCTACGATCTGGGGGCTCCACAGCCACTCGAGACCCTTGGGGTCCTTAGACACCTCGGCGAAGGTGAGTGTGTCGGCcgtgaggggcagctgggtgggaggtggggagggtcagcTGGGCTCAGGCCGGGGGGCCCACCAGCTCCCAGCTGCCCGGGTCTGTGCCCACCTCTCGAAGCCGCCGGCTCTGAGGCGTGAAGCAGCCCACCACCTCGCTGGGCGGCGCCCCAGCCATGTCCCTGCGGCCCCTGCCCTCGAGCCGCTGTAGGGCTGATGGCGGCATCTCGTCATACAGGCGGTAGGACAGGTTCCTCAGCACGCACACAGCATTCTCCACGCTCTGCAGAGGGCAGACCGTGGTCAGAGTGGACGGGAAACCCCCCGGGCCCTAAGGCAATGGCCGCCCCTCACCTTGTCCTCGCACTTGCCCACGTCCAGGGCATGGTTGATGTAGGTGACCAGGGCATCCACCAGCCCGTGGCACTCACGCATCTTCTGGCGAGTGGCCTGGGAAGCTGAGCTGAGGTTCCTGTGGGTGGAGACGGATCGGAGATCCCCAGTGGGAACCAAACCCAAGGGCTGAGACCCTGAGCCCcagccctctccttcccctgagCTGGGCCCCACCCCTTAGCACCTGCTGGCCCTGGTCTCTCTGCATGCCCATCCCCCATTCACCCCTCTGAGTGTCCAGAGTGGGGGTTATGAATGTCAGATGAAGTCCCCGATGTAATGAAACCTGAGCCTGCGCCCCCAGGACCTATGACATCTGACATGTCAGCCACACCCAGCTTCCTGTCCCGCTTCTGCATCAGCACCTGTGCCTCTTTTGGccagcgcccccacccccgggccagCTCCGCCTTGCCACTCAGACTTCAGTCAAAGGCCCCTTCCCCGGgcctcccctgctcccttccAGGCACTCAGCTCTCTCCCCTTGGCCACCCTCTTGGCCTCCCCCAGCTGACTGCCCCCTACCCATGCACCTGAGGAACCCTGTGGCATTATAGAAGATTTCAGCCTCGGAGGCATTCTGCTGGATGAGGGGTGGTCCCCCGGCCCCGGAGAGGGGGCTCAGCACCAGGTCCGTGAGCTGCTCCAGTGTGTCTCGGGCCAGGCGGTCCTTCAGATGGTCGCTGGAGGACAGGTTCCATAGGAtccctggggcaggtggggccaCGGCCGCGGTCAGTGACAACCTGTTGgtccctccagcccctccaggTAGCATTTGGAGcctcccccaggagcccccctagAAAGCCTGCGTGTGAGCTGCAGGTCCTGGGGGTGTGACACAGCAGAGAGCACAATGCTTGGGGACAAGGGGTCTGGAGGCTAGCTGCGGAGATGTGCCACTGGAATagctgtgggggtggagggcagtggtggggacagagaacagagaaagggacaaaaaggcagagggaaggaggggcgcTGGCGCGGGGCTGTGGGTGAGGCCAGGGCCACCTGTGACGTTCTTGCGCAGCTCGTCATCTTGCTCACGCAGCGTCCGCAGCAGCTCGAAGATGCCACTCTCCTCCACCAGGGCCAGCTTGTTGTCCGCGTTGTCGTAGATGAGGTTGCGCATGGCACCCGTGGCGTGGCGCTGCACCTCCTGGTTGGCATGGTTGAAGAGCTTCACCAGCCTGGGCACGGCCTGAAGGCTGCGGGCCTGCACGCACGGGCACGTGGTGTTAGAACTCATGTGCACACCGCACAGGTGCGTGTAGATGTGTGCGAGTACATGGCGGCGTATACCGATGACGGAGACGTACGCgggtgtgcacacgtgtgtgcagaTGTGTATCGACGTATGCAGCCGTACGGAGAGGCATGCCTATGTGTGTAGCTGGATGCGGACGTGCTCAGACGTGTGCACAGGTGTGCAGGTGTATTGTGAGTGTGCAGATCacttgctcctcccccttctctgctgGGGAGGCTCTGGGCCAGATGGGGTCTGCCCAGTCAGCGTGGGGCGTCAGTGAGAGGTGGTCAGGGGCCGGAAATCAGGGACCAATAGGGTGGTCAGCAGGGGTATTCATAGACCAGCGAGCCACCTGTCCGCCAGCAGGGGTGGTCGGTCACCTGCTTCTTGGCTCCAGCATCGCTGTAGCACTTGTGCTGGATGTAGGCTGCTCCCAGCACCTGCAGGTTGGGGTCTGAGGCCATGAGGTACTTGACTGCCGAGGGCAGGTCAATGTCatcaaatctgtagagacagggGTCAGGGGTCAGTGTACCCTGGGGACGGGCCAGGGCCACGGCAGAagtcccctccccaggccaggcccagctCACCCGCTGCTGAGCCTCTGCAGAGTGCGGTGGCCGCCGTAGCTGTCTAGTCCACGCATATCTGGCAGGTGGCTGGCGTCAGCCAGGCTCAGGCTGAGGCTGCGCACAGACGGTGCTCGGGCCACAGGCTCCAGGACACCCCCTGGCGCCGCCCCAGCCCCGATGCGGCTGCGATGGCTGCCCTGGAATCGCTGGAGGGTCCGCATGGCCGGTGCACGGATGGTCCGGCTGGGCGGCCCCTCGGTAGCCTCCGGCCAGTCCAGGGCCCCTGCCCGGCTGGAGCTGGCCTGGTGCTCATAGGCGAAGGGCCTGTAGGCAGAGGCAGCCGGGGGCTCCAGCTGCTCGGACACCACGCTGTAGCGGTCATCCaggcctccagcccccagcctcagCGAGCGCAGGGACAAGGTGTCATAGTCCACCCGGCTGCCCATCCCAGCGCGCTCATGGAAGGATAGGGGCCGGGTAGGCATGGGTACAGCGGGCTGGGCTCCCCTGTACCCTGCAACCCCAAAGGTGCTGCCCCCGTTGTGGGCAGAGCTCAGCCTCCGACTGGAGCTCAGGTCCACAGCTGAGCGAGAAGACCAGGAGGCAGGGCTGTAGGTGGGCTTGGCAATGTGCCGGAAGGTCTgtagggagggcagggaggagagcagTGAGGGGGTGTTGGGGGCTCACTGGTCCCTCTCCCTGACCCTGGAGCTTCCAGCttccccccagcctcccccacgaGACCCTCCAGGGCACGGGGAGAGTGTCACTCACAGAGGTGTTGTCCCCACCGAGGCCCTGGGAGCGGGAACTGAAGCCAGCCTGCAGGGTGTGGTACTGACCGCGGGATGTGCCTGTTGACAGGAACAGTGGTAGCCTGGCTGGGTCAGATGGCTCATGAGTCTCCTCCAGTATCAGCCCTGGTCGGACCTCTCCCACAGCCCCCTGTGCCCCTCCAG from Zalophus californianus isolate mZalCal1 chromosome 11, mZalCal1.pri.v2, whole genome shotgun sequence harbors:
- the SIGIRR gene encoding single Ig IL-1-related receptor isoform X4 gives rise to the protein MPLTHPGALTDRPQRQRVSLAHLLGDQSAQPRSPVEPGVGTSAQPASRRPRPDHGLCDRAPDFLSPTGNQALGPTVGSVVALNCTAWVVSGPHCPLPSVQWLKDRLPLGDGSHYDLHEDSWVKDNLSEVLVSSVLGVNLTRAEDYGAFTCSIRNVSSSSFTLWRAALSPGPAGHVAAVLASLLVLLALLLAALLYVKCRLSVLRWYQDACGEVEMNDGKLYDAYVSYSDSPEDRKFVNFILKPHLERRRGYKLFLDDRDLLPRAEPSADLLVNLSRCRRLIVVLSDAFLGRAWCSHSFREGLCRLLELTRRPIFITFEGQRRDPVHPALHLLRQHRHLVTLLLWRPGSVAPSSDFWKELQLALPRKVRYRAMEGDPQTRLQDDKDPMLIVQGHVSEDRTLNLQLDPDPEGDLGVRGPVFGEPLAPPHASGVSLGEGRGSEVDVSDLGSRNYSARTDFYCLVSEDDV
- the SIGIRR gene encoding single Ig IL-1-related receptor isoform X1, whose product is MVPPSIMVTLEQPLTHPGALTDRPQRQRVSLAHLLGDQSAQPRSPVEPGVGTSAQPASRRPRPDHGLCDRAPDFLSPTGNQALGPTVGSVVALNCTAWVVSGPHCPLPSVQWLKDRLPLGDGSHYDLHEDSWVKDNLSEVLVSSVLGVNLTRAEDYGAFTCSIRNVSSSSFTLWRAGPAGHVAAVLASLLVLLALLLAALLYVKCRLSVLRWYQDACGEVEMNDGKLYDAYVSYSDSPEDRKFVNFILKPHLERRRGYKLFLDDRDLLPRAEPSADLLVNLSRCRRLIVVLSDAFLGRAWCSHSFREGLCRLLELTRRPIFITFEGQRRDPVHPALHLLRQHRHLVTLLLWRPGSVAPSSDFWKELQLALPRKVRYRAMEGDPQTRLQDDKDPMLIVQGHVSEDRTLNLQLDPDPEGDLGVRGPVFGEPLAPPHASGVSLGEGRGSEVDVSDLGSRNYSARTDFYCLVSEDDV
- the SIGIRR gene encoding single Ig IL-1-related receptor isoform X5, whose amino-acid sequence is MCGHGLCDRAPDFLSPTGNQALGPTVGSVVALNCTAWVVSGPHCPLPSVQWLKDRLPLGDGSHYDLHEDSWVKDNLSEVLVSSVLGVNLTRAEDYGAFTCSIRNVSSSSFTLWRAALSPGPAGHVAAVLASLLVLLALLLAALLYVKCRLSVLRWYQDACGEVEMNDGKLYDAYVSYSDSPEDRKFVNFILKPHLERRRGYKLFLDDRDLLPRAEPSADLLVNLSRCRRLIVVLSDAFLGRAWCSHSFREGLCRLLELTRRPIFITFEGQRRDPVHPALHLLRQHRHLVTLLLWRPGSVAPSSDFWKELQLALPRKVRYRAMEGDPQTRLQDDKDPMLIVQGHVSEDRTLNLQLDPDPEGDLGVRGPVFGEPLAPPHASGVSLGEGRGSEVDVSDLGSRNYSARTDFYCLVSEDDV
- the SIGIRR gene encoding single Ig IL-1-related receptor isoform X2 yields the protein MQPLTHPGALTDRPQRQRVSLAHLLGDQSAQPRSPVEPGVGTSAQPASRRPRPDHGLCDRAPDFLSPTGNQALGPTVGSVVALNCTAWVVSGPHCPLPSVQWLKDRLPLGDGSHYDLHEDSWVKDNLSEVLVSSVLGVNLTRAEDYGAFTCSIRNVSSSSFTLWRAALSPGPAGHVAAVLASLLVLLALLLAALLYVKCRLSVLRWYQDACGEVEMNDGKLYDAYVSYSDSPEDRKFVNFILKPHLERRRGYKLFLDDRDLLPRAEPSADLLVNLSRCRRLIVVLSDAFLGRAWCSHSFREGLCRLLELTRRPIFITFEGQRRDPVHPALHLLRQHRHLVTLLLWRPGSVAPSSDFWKELQLALPRKVRYRAMEGDPQTRLQDDKDPMLIVQGHVSEDRTLNLQLDPDPEGDLGVRGPVFGEPLAPPHASGVSLGEGRGSEVDVSDLGSRNYSARTDFYCLVSEDDV
- the PKP3 gene encoding plakophilin-3; this translates as MQDGNFLLSALQPEAGVCSLALPSDLQLDRRGAEGPDAEQLRAARVQEQVRARLLQLGQQARHNGAAEPEGATEAARGTSRGQYHTLQAGFSSRSQGLGGDNTSTFRHIAKPTYSPASWSSRSAVDLSSSRRLSSAHNGGSTFGVAGYRGAQPAVPMPTRPLSFHERAGMGSRVDYDTLSLRSLRLGAGGLDDRYSVVSEQLEPPAASAYRPFAYEHQASSSRAGALDWPEATEGPPSRTIRAPAMRTLQRFQGSHRSRIGAGAAPGGVLEPVARAPSVRSLSLSLADASHLPDMRGLDSYGGHRTLQRLSSGFDDIDLPSAVKYLMASDPNLQVLGAAYIQHKCYSDAGAKKQARSLQAVPRLVKLFNHANQEVQRHATGAMRNLIYDNADNKLALVEESGIFELLRTLREQDDELRKNVTGILWNLSSSDHLKDRLARDTLEQLTDLVLSPLSGAGGPPLIQQNASEAEIFYNATGFLRNLSSASQATRQKMRECHGLVDALVTYINHALDVGKCEDKSVENAVCVLRNLSYRLYDEMPPSALQRLEGRGRRDMAGAPPSEVVGCFTPQSRRLRELPLTADTLTFAEVSKDPKGLEWLWSPQIVGLYNRLLQRCELNPHTTEAAAGALQNITAGDRRWAGVLSRLALGQERILNPLLDRVRTADHHQLRSLTGLIRNLSRNARNKDEMSTKVVSHLIEKLPGSVGEKSPPADVLVNIIAVLNNLVVASPIAARDLLYFDGLRKLVFIKKKRDSPDSEKSSRAASSLLANLWQYSKLHRDFRAKGYRKEDFLGP
- the SIGIRR gene encoding single Ig IL-1-related receptor isoform X6, translated to MAGLCDRAPDFLSPTGNQALGPTVGSVVALNCTAWVVSGPHCPLPSVQWLKDRLPLGDGSHYDLHEDSWVKDNLSEVLVSSVLGVNLTRAEDYGAFTCSIRNVSSSSFTLWRAALSPGPAGHVAAVLASLLVLLALLLAALLYVKCRLSVLRWYQDACGEVEMNDGKLYDAYVSYSDSPEDRKFVNFILKPHLERRRGYKLFLDDRDLLPRAEPSADLLVNLSRCRRLIVVLSDAFLGRAWCSHSFREGLCRLLELTRRPIFITFEGQRRDPVHPALHLLRQHRHLVTLLLWRPGSVAPSSDFWKELQLALPRKVRYRAMEGDPQTRLQDDKDPMLIVQGHVSEDRTLNLQLDPDPEGDLGVRGPVFGEPLAPPHASGVSLGEGRGSEVDVSDLGSRNYSARTDFYCLVSEDDV